TCGTAGGCGGCCAGATACGCCACCGCGCCACCCCGCTCGTACTCGTGGTTGACCCGCATCATCCGCGCCCGCCCCGGCGCCAGGGTGGGATGGCAGCGGCAGCGGGCCTGGATCGAGGTCTTCTCATCACTGGAGATCACGAACTCATCCGGCCCCAGCCTCCGGCCGTCCAGCGGCGTTCGTAGAGGTCCAGCACCCGCCCGGCCTTCGCCGTGAAGTCCGGATCACGCGGAAACAGCCAGGACCGGTACTGCCAGGGTTTGATCGCCTCCCGAGCCAGCCACCGCCACACCGTCGAGACCGACATCGCCTCCGCGATGCCCTGACCCACCGCCTCCCGGGCCAGTTCCGGACACGACCACCGCGACAACGCCACCCCCACACGGGCCGGCAACTGACACGCCAGTGCCTTGACCTGAGCGACCTGCACCGGCGTGAACCGCGACGGCCGCCCCGACCGGGGAAGATCCACCAGCCCCGCCAACCCCAGTTCCGCGAACCGGCCACGCCAGGTCCGGACCGTGTCCACGCTGACCCCCACCGCTGCTGCGATCGCCGTGTTGGACCACCGGCGGGCGGCCAGCAGCACGATCTGCGCCCTAACCTTGTCCCGATACGGCGTCTTCTGCCCCCGGGAACGACGGGTCAGCACCCGCCGTATCGCGCCGGTCACCGTCACTGGACAGGCCTGGACCACGGGCATCGCAACACGGCTCGTTTCAAGATCGAGGAGTCAAGACGGGCGCCCAGGATGGCGGTGGGGCACGATGTCGGTCATGGCCACCCCACCGGAGTCCACGAAGATCTCTGTCGGGCAACGGTTGCGTGCCCACGCCGCGACCCACTGGCCCCAGGCCGGTGAGCTGCAGTTCCGCTACCGGGGCGCGTTCGTCTACGTCGAGGCGCACCTGCCCGACGGGACAGTGCAACCCCTGATCCGGCTCCGCTACGGCGGCTCAGCCCGGCACTGGGGCTTCGGGCTCTACCTGGCCAGCAGCAACCGCTACGAAAACCAGACCCTGCCCTCCGGATTCCCCAGCGGCAGCCCCGAAGA
This window of the Amycolatopsis balhimycina FH 1894 genome carries:
- a CDS encoding helix-turn-helix domain-containing protein; this translates as MPVVQACPVTVTGAIRRVLTRRSRGQKTPYRDKVRAQIVLLAARRWSNTAIAAAVGVSVDTVRTWRGRFAELGLAGLVDLPRSGRPSRFTPVQVAQVKALACQLPARVGVALSRWSCPELAREAVGQGIAEAMSVSTVWRWLAREAIKPWQYRSWLFPRDPDFTAKAGRVLDLYERRWTAGGWGRMSS